From one Zhongshania sp. R06B22 genomic stretch:
- a CDS encoding lysophospholipid acyltransferase family protein, with the protein MISVDSVIDEQFPKISKGNPRIKRTLSALLKYLFHEAEFKQFEKDYPYIQGLDFVEKCLDYFDFGYAVSALDKERIPVSGRVVIISNHPIGSLDGLALLKLVSEVRSDVKVIANELLYAIKPLRSLLLPVDNMSGKRNRRENLQAIHDHLSAEGAVIIFPAGEVSRFSPAGIRDGRWRNGFIKFASKAKAPILPVHINARNSVFFYALSLLAKPLSTLWLIREMFKQSNRTVRVTIGPAIEADIYEKLPLTAPAKVRLFKKHIYKLGRRKRGGEPCFMPVAQAVAHPEDRQELRRAIRQCDHLGSTRDGMEIYCYQYSGDCTVMREIGRLREVSFRAVGEGTGHRRDVDAFDAYYDHIVLWDENQLELVGAYRLKRIKDLAEGETLYSESLFEYQIPYAEEYFECGAELGRSFVQPRYWGRNGLDYLWQGLGTYLRRYPEVRYLFGPVSLSDSLPRGAKDLLIQFYQTHFPTTQPWAKANSPYRSELTETVFGGEDYRGEFATLKEQLATMGCSVPTLYKQYTELCEDGGVSFTAFNVDPDFADCIDGLVLVDIEKMKPARRKRYLGETSSAGQQPKAA; encoded by the coding sequence ATGATTTCTGTTGATTCTGTGATTGATGAGCAATTTCCTAAGATCTCCAAGGGCAATCCGCGTATAAAGCGAACCTTATCAGCGCTCTTGAAATACTTGTTTCACGAGGCGGAATTTAAGCAATTCGAGAAAGACTACCCCTATATCCAAGGCTTAGATTTTGTCGAAAAGTGCCTGGACTACTTTGACTTTGGTTACGCGGTTAGCGCGCTGGATAAAGAGCGTATTCCCGTAAGCGGCCGGGTGGTGATAATTTCCAATCATCCTATCGGTAGTCTCGACGGCTTGGCCCTATTAAAACTGGTTTCAGAAGTTCGCAGCGACGTTAAAGTGATCGCCAACGAATTGCTCTATGCGATCAAGCCGCTGCGCTCATTGCTGTTGCCGGTAGATAATATGAGCGGTAAACGTAATCGCAGAGAGAACCTGCAAGCTATTCACGATCATCTTAGTGCGGAAGGTGCGGTTATCATATTTCCTGCCGGAGAAGTCTCTCGATTCAGCCCTGCAGGTATTCGCGACGGCCGCTGGCGCAATGGTTTCATTAAATTTGCGAGTAAAGCCAAGGCGCCTATTTTGCCGGTGCATATTAACGCTCGCAATTCGGTGTTTTTCTACGCTCTGTCTTTGCTGGCGAAACCCTTGTCGACGCTGTGGCTGATTCGAGAGATGTTCAAACAGAGTAATCGTACCGTAAGAGTCACCATTGGCCCGGCAATTGAAGCCGATATCTACGAAAAGCTGCCTTTGACTGCGCCTGCAAAAGTTAGGCTGTTTAAAAAGCATATTTACAAATTAGGTCGTCGCAAGCGCGGTGGCGAGCCCTGCTTTATGCCTGTTGCGCAGGCGGTAGCTCACCCTGAGGACAGGCAGGAGTTACGCCGGGCTATCCGCCAATGTGACCACCTTGGTAGCACCCGCGACGGCATGGAAATTTACTGCTATCAATACAGTGGCGATTGCACCGTGATGCGTGAGATAGGCCGCTTGCGTGAGGTGAGCTTTCGCGCCGTAGGTGAAGGCACTGGCCATCGTCGTGATGTAGACGCCTTTGACGCCTATTACGATCATATTGTGCTGTGGGATGAAAACCAATTGGAGTTGGTGGGAGCTTATCGTTTAAAGCGGATTAAAGATTTAGCAGAAGGAGAGACCTTATATAGCGAGTCGCTGTTTGAGTATCAGATCCCCTATGCGGAAGAGTATTTTGAGTGCGGCGCTGAATTGGGGCGGAGCTTCGTGCAGCCGCGTTACTGGGGGCGAAATGGTCTGGATTATCTCTGGCAGGGCCTGGGCACTTACCTGCGTCGCTACCCAGAGGTCCGCTACTTATTCGGCCCAGTCAGCCTAAGCGATAGCCTGCCGCGTGGTGCGAAGGATTTGTTGATTCAATTTTATCAGACTCACTTCCCGACAACGCAGCCATGGGCCAAGGCTAACAGTCCCTACAGAAGTGAATTGACTGAAACGGTATTTGGCGGTGAAGACTATCGCGGCGAGTTCGCCACACTTAAAGAGCAGCTGGCGACGATGGGCTGCTCGGTGCCCACTTTGTATAAGCAATATACCGAGCTGTGTGAAGACGGCGGGGTAAGCTTTACCGCCTTTAATGTAGACCCGGACTTTGCCGACTGCATCGACGGCCTGGTGCTGGTGGACATAGAAAAAATGAAGCCAGCTCGCCGCAAACGCTATTTAGGTGAAACATCGTCGGCGGGGCAGCAGCCAAAAGCGGCCTAA
- a CDS encoding cytochrome b/b6 domain-containing protein, with amino-acid sequence MVEHTHSYPTYAKAIHLGIAVFGITAFLTGEWAEGSAESLGYLAHAYLGLSLAAFMLLRISAGLSGQQALSFRGWSPFSRRQWGLALEDLRTLLRLGVPERGPHQGLSGITQAFGLILFAWMAISGTALFVLGSGVDSSIFEFIEETHEVGESLIPLYLALHVGAVILHTLSGEAIWKKMFNR; translated from the coding sequence ATGGTAGAACATACGCACTCTTATCCGACGTACGCCAAGGCCATTCACCTGGGGATTGCGGTATTTGGTATTACCGCGTTTTTAACGGGCGAATGGGCTGAGGGCAGTGCTGAATCGCTAGGCTATTTAGCCCATGCTTATTTGGGACTTTCCTTGGCTGCCTTTATGTTACTGCGGATTTCGGCGGGGCTTAGCGGTCAGCAAGCACTTTCTTTCAGGGGATGGTCGCCATTTTCGCGGCGTCAGTGGGGCTTGGCTCTAGAAGATCTGAGAACACTATTAAGACTGGGTGTGCCCGAGCGCGGCCCTCATCAAGGCTTGTCGGGCATCACCCAAGCCTTTGGCTTAATATTGTTTGCATGGATGGCGATAAGCGGTACCGCGTTATTTGTACTTGGAAGCGGCGTTGATAGCAGTATATTTGAATTTATTGAGGAGACGCATGAAGTGGGTGAATCCCTAATTCCATTATATTTAGCCCTGCACGTCGGCGCTGTCATACTCCATACCTTGAGTGGCGAGGCCATTTGGAAGAAAATGTTCAATAGATGA
- a CDS encoding response regulator — protein sequence MNKLKHVLLIDDCKATNYIHKLVIEKYGFAETITEFMNGSEAIDYLSAISRRRDTAPELIFLDLNMPVLNGWEFLEQYALLPVEHQAGAVVVMLTTSLNPDDEARATAIAGVKAFASKPLTLEKIDEILAEFYPGCAR from the coding sequence ATGAACAAGCTTAAACACGTTTTATTAATTGATGATTGCAAAGCAACTAATTACATACATAAATTGGTGATTGAAAAATATGGATTCGCCGAAACTATTACGGAATTTATGAATGGTAGTGAAGCAATTGATTATCTTTCTGCTATATCTAGGAGGAGGGATACAGCCCCCGAATTGATATTCTTGGATCTAAATATGCCGGTTCTGAACGGCTGGGAATTTTTGGAGCAATATGCTTTGCTTCCCGTTGAACATCAGGCAGGCGCCGTCGTAGTAATGTTGACTACCTCTTTAAATCCCGATGACGAAGCGAGAGCGACTGCGATTGCCGGTGTGAAAGCGTTCGCTAGCAAGCCTTTGACACTTGAAAAAATCGATGAAATTTTGGCGGAATTCTATCCGGGCTGCGCACGCTAG
- a CDS encoding sensor histidine kinase: MQVWSRITIFGEKGSIARQILFPLVLLIIASNIVIISITMQELDSQLLEAAERKLNQSSDLEKVKFTSNIRELINDVLIVSRTAPIKAIVNAGAKTSSDVRDGLSVAAWRKQLATILSEVLHFKVRYDQARLILADGSEWLRVDRYGDNGSIRVVVDDELQNKSARPYFQKAIQAQSGEVYLSDIELNREFGQVMKPERPVIRAATPLYADDGSVFGVLIINQNMQEDFDSLRLLAGDDTDVLLSNSVGEYILHSSVDKQFQFEYGRSENIVDDFPAAKSLLTDSGDTFKTGVVGEGEGQKIYSLRVINYSSGVFSSRIIVAATHDFADALRLRSQLLNKIYLVLMAISAIAILLALLIARRIAMPIGRMRDALTNHGENASPSDLPLAADGEVGDLARVFDKFIKELSSRQKIFQLEELERKVAQAELEDSNKRLIALNQEIEQFVYIASHDLQEPLRTVASFVDLLVEHNVEQQDEQLKIFHGFILESIQRMRDLVTGLLDYSRLGAESKWEEVDCQKLLGCVCNDLAARIDETHAEIHYTDLPCIEGRRTELGMLFQNLISNGIKFSRQGVTPRVHISAERSGNTWLFCVRDNGIGIKKDHFDKIFNIFQRLNNRDDFEGSGIGLAHCKKIVQMHGGNIWLESLVGEGSTFYFSLRGGANEQA, from the coding sequence ATGCAGGTTTGGTCGCGGATAACCATTTTTGGCGAGAAGGGTAGTATCGCGCGACAAATACTATTTCCATTGGTATTACTGATTATCGCCAGTAATATTGTCATCATATCGATCACTATGCAGGAGCTGGATTCGCAGCTCTTAGAGGCTGCAGAGCGCAAGCTAAATCAAAGCTCTGACTTAGAAAAAGTCAAATTCACATCAAATATTCGAGAACTTATTAATGATGTATTGATCGTGTCTCGGACTGCACCTATTAAAGCAATTGTTAACGCCGGAGCTAAAACTAGCTCGGATGTTCGCGATGGGCTAAGTGTTGCGGCATGGCGTAAGCAGCTGGCAACTATCTTGTCGGAAGTACTCCATTTCAAAGTTCGCTATGATCAGGCCCGCTTGATACTCGCCGATGGCTCAGAGTGGCTGCGTGTAGATCGCTATGGCGACAATGGTAGTATTCGTGTGGTTGTTGATGATGAGCTCCAAAATAAGTCGGCAAGGCCTTACTTTCAAAAGGCCATACAGGCGCAATCTGGCGAGGTGTATTTGTCGGATATTGAGCTGAACCGCGAGTTTGGGCAAGTAATGAAACCAGAAAGGCCGGTGATTCGGGCGGCGACGCCGCTGTATGCAGATGATGGCTCTGTCTTTGGGGTTTTAATTATTAACCAGAATATGCAAGAAGATTTTGACAGTTTGCGGCTCTTGGCTGGTGACGACACCGATGTACTTTTAAGCAATAGTGTCGGCGAGTATATATTGCATTCCAGTGTTGATAAGCAGTTCCAGTTTGAATATGGCCGCAGTGAAAATATTGTAGACGACTTTCCCGCTGCTAAGAGCTTGCTAACAGATTCTGGTGATACCTTTAAAACAGGGGTTGTCGGCGAGGGTGAAGGGCAAAAGATATATTCATTACGTGTCATTAATTACAGTTCAGGCGTCTTTAGTAGCCGAATTATTGTTGCGGCAACCCATGATTTTGCAGATGCCTTGCGGCTTAGGTCGCAGTTATTGAACAAGATATATTTGGTTTTAATGGCAATCTCTGCGATAGCCATTTTACTCGCTCTGCTAATTGCAAGGCGGATAGCTATGCCAATAGGGCGAATGCGAGATGCATTGACTAACCACGGGGAAAACGCCAGTCCTAGTGATTTGCCACTGGCTGCGGATGGGGAAGTGGGTGACCTCGCTCGAGTGTTTGATAAGTTTATAAAAGAGTTGTCGAGTCGACAGAAAATATTTCAGCTAGAAGAGCTGGAAAGGAAGGTCGCACAAGCGGAGCTGGAAGATAGTAATAAAAGACTAATCGCGCTAAATCAAGAAATAGAGCAATTTGTCTATATAGCATCACATGATTTACAGGAACCCTTGCGAACAGTGGCAAGTTTTGTTGATCTATTGGTTGAACATAATGTTGAGCAACAAGACGAGCAGCTTAAGATTTTTCACGGTTTTATTCTAGAATCGATCCAGAGGATGCGAGACTTGGTGACAGGCTTGTTGGACTATAGTCGCCTGGGTGCTGAGTCGAAATGGGAAGAAGTTGATTGTCAAAAACTATTGGGTTGTGTGTGCAATGATTTGGCCGCGCGTATTGATGAGACCCATGCAGAGATACACTATACTGATTTGCCCTGCATTGAGGGAAGACGCACTGAGCTTGGTATGTTGTTCCAGAATTTGATATCCAACGGCATAAAGTTTTCACGGCAAGGCGTGACACCCCGTGTACATATTAGCGCTGAGCGCAGTGGTAATACTTGGTTGTTTTGTGTTCGTGATAATGGCATAGGTATTAAAAAAGATCATTTTGATAAAATCTTCAATATTTTCCAACGCCTAAATAATCGCGATGACTTTGAAGGGTCGGGCATTGGTTTAGCGCACTGTAAAAAAATTGTGCAGATGCACGGTGGCAATATTTGGCTGGAGTCGCTTGTTGGTGAAGGCTCCACATTCTATTTTAGCTTGCGAGGTGGCGCTAATGAACAAGCTTAA
- a CDS encoding helix-turn-helix transcriptional regulator: MKILLKYLPAMVLASASLFFAYDIITDIAGGGDSRLHVLIEFSVFVAIAIILFRELQHVRQLSLVIREEKSKNARLAGELLTVIREQFNQWGLTPSESEVALLLIKGLSMKEVASLRNVKEKTVRLQASTVYAKSGYAGRHELSAHFIEDLMSEL, translated from the coding sequence ATGAAGATATTGCTCAAGTATCTGCCGGCAATGGTGCTGGCATCGGCAAGTTTGTTTTTTGCTTACGATATCATCACTGATATTGCCGGCGGTGGAGATAGTCGCCTGCATGTTCTTATTGAGTTCAGCGTGTTTGTCGCTATTGCCATTATTTTATTTCGTGAATTGCAACATGTCAGGCAGTTGAGCTTGGTTATCAGGGAAGAGAAGTCTAAAAATGCAAGGCTTGCAGGAGAGCTACTGACCGTTATTCGCGAGCAATTTAACCAGTGGGGATTGACGCCGTCAGAGAGCGAGGTCGCCTTGCTGCTTATCAAAGGGTTATCAATGAAGGAGGTTGCCAGTCTTCGTAATGTGAAGGAAAAAACCGTCCGGCTGCAGGCGAGTACTGTCTACGCGAAATCTGGATATGCAGGAAGACATGAATTATCCGCCCACTTTATTGAAGACTTAATGAGTGAGCTGTAG
- a CDS encoding phosphoglycolate phosphatase, whose protein sequence is MTKLQSLLEGRELKAILFDLDGTLIDSVPDLAAALDASLEQLNYQPAGLARTRSWVGNGARKLVVRALSFALEIPETSVSEELTDKLLAVFFKHYGEQTCQQTTLYSGVFQALSFWHEQGIKMACVTNKPARFSYPILAHFGMDTFMPTLVGGDTLPVRKPDPAPLLLACEQLGADVKNTVMVGDSINDVRAARAAGMPVACVSYGYNHGAPISDANPDLLVDHFLDLVRT, encoded by the coding sequence ATGACAAAACTGCAGAGCCTCCTTGAGGGCCGTGAGCTGAAGGCGATTCTATTCGATTTAGACGGCACCCTGATTGACAGTGTGCCGGATTTAGCCGCTGCCCTGGATGCAAGCTTAGAGCAGTTAAATTACCAGCCTGCAGGTCTTGCAAGAACCCGATCTTGGGTAGGTAATGGCGCGCGTAAATTAGTAGTGCGCGCCTTGTCATTCGCTTTGGAAATCCCAGAGACGTCAGTAAGCGAAGAGTTGACAGATAAATTACTTGCGGTGTTTTTTAAGCACTATGGCGAGCAAACCTGCCAGCAAACGACCTTGTATAGTGGCGTTTTTCAGGCTCTCTCATTTTGGCACGAACAGGGTATTAAGATGGCCTGTGTTACCAATAAGCCAGCGCGATTCAGTTATCCAATTTTGGCGCATTTTGGCATGGATACTTTCATGCCTACATTGGTCGGTGGTGACACTCTGCCTGTCCGTAAGCCAGATCCGGCACCATTATTGCTGGCCTGTGAGCAACTCGGTGCCGATGTTAAAAACACCGTCATGGTGGGTGATTCAATCAACGATGTGCGCGCTGCAAGAGCAGCCGGAATGCCCGTTGCCTGTGTGAGTTATGGCTATAACCACGGCGCGCCTATTTCCGACGCGAACCCTGATTTACTGGTCGATCATTTTTTAGATTTAGTGCGCACATAA
- the rpe gene encoding ribulose-phosphate 3-epimerase yields MADYWIAPSILSANFACLGAEVDAVLEAGADIVHFDVMDNHYVPNLTIGPMVCKALRKHGVKAPIDVHLMVSPVDRMIADFAEAGASIITFHPDASTHIDRSLQMIRDAGCKAGLVLNPAVGPEVLRYVMDKLDMILLMSVNPGFGGQSFIPSTIDKIKEVRALIDASGRNIRLEVDGGISAKNIAEIAAAGADTFVAGSAIFNGGEYVDVIEKMRSELASV; encoded by the coding sequence ATGGCAGATTACTGGATAGCGCCTTCAATACTGTCGGCAAATTTTGCCTGTCTGGGTGCGGAAGTGGATGCGGTGCTAGAAGCCGGCGCAGACATTGTGCACTTTGATGTGATGGATAATCACTATGTGCCCAATCTCACCATTGGGCCTATGGTGTGCAAAGCTCTGCGTAAACACGGCGTAAAAGCGCCGATAGATGTGCATTTAATGGTCTCGCCGGTTGATCGGATGATTGCCGACTTTGCAGAGGCTGGTGCCAGTATTATTACTTTCCATCCCGATGCTTCCACCCATATTGATCGCTCATTGCAGATGATTCGCGATGCGGGCTGTAAGGCAGGTTTGGTCTTGAATCCCGCGGTCGGCCCCGAGGTATTGAGATACGTCATGGATAAGCTCGACATGATTTTGTTAATGTCGGTGAATCCCGGTTTTGGTGGCCAGAGCTTTATTCCGTCAACTATCGATAAAATCAAAGAAGTGAGAGCGCTTATCGATGCATCCGGTCGGAATATTCGTCTGGAAGTCGACGGCGGAATATCAGCCAAGAATATTGCCGAAATCGCCGCGGCCGGTGCCGACACATTTGTGGCTGGTTCGGCTATTTTCAATGGCGGTGAGTATGTTGATGTCATTGAAAAAATGCGAAGTGAACTAGCCAGCGTATGA
- a CDS encoding UDP-2,3-diacylglucosamine diphosphatase, whose protein sequence is METRQRYKTIWLSDIHLGFKDCRADYLLDFLNSVECETLYLVGDIVDLWALKRSFFWPASHYDVVRALFAKASSGTRLVYIPGNHDEPLRDYVGHILGPIEIKREAIHTTLNGKRLLMFHGDCLDEHIRLRKWEHLVGDVAYDFLLFLNRWANVLRNRFGHNYWSLATYIKQRIPNARNVISVFEEAAVKEASRRGLDGVICGHIHQPALKNIKGLMYCNDGDWIENCTLLGETYQGNLELVQWTEHQTLLQSMADNGGPAKAQLLPLRRAG, encoded by the coding sequence GTGGAAACAAGACAGCGATACAAAACTATTTGGCTATCCGATATTCATCTCGGCTTTAAAGATTGCCGTGCTGACTACCTTCTTGATTTTCTTAACAGTGTTGAATGCGAAACACTTTATCTGGTTGGCGACATCGTCGATCTGTGGGCGCTTAAGCGCAGCTTCTTCTGGCCAGCCAGTCACTACGATGTGGTTAGAGCTTTATTCGCGAAAGCCAGTAGCGGCACCCGGCTGGTATATATACCCGGTAATCATGACGAGCCATTGCGTGACTATGTTGGCCATATTCTTGGGCCTATCGAGATAAAGCGTGAAGCTATTCATACCACATTGAACGGCAAACGCTTGTTGATGTTCCACGGCGACTGCCTTGACGAGCATATACGCTTGCGTAAATGGGAGCATCTAGTGGGAGATGTAGCCTACGATTTCTTATTGTTTTTGAACCGCTGGGCTAATGTGTTGCGGAATCGCTTTGGCCACAATTATTGGTCTTTAGCGACGTATATAAAGCAGCGAATTCCCAATGCTAGAAATGTGATTAGCGTCTTTGAGGAGGCGGCGGTCAAAGAGGCCTCAAGGCGTGGATTAGATGGTGTTATCTGTGGCCATATTCATCAGCCGGCACTGAAAAATATCAAAGGTCTAATGTATTGCAATGACGGCGACTGGATTGAGAACTGCACCTTGTTGGGTGAAACCTATCAAGGGAATTTAGAACTGGTGCAATGGACCGAGCATCAGACCTTATTGCAAAGCATGGCGGATAATGGCGGCCCAGCGAAAGCGCAATTATTGCCGCTGCGTCGCGCCGGATAA
- a CDS encoding aminoglycoside phosphotransferase family protein, protein MDQILSELHSWCLQQLALPASDAASALEVVSGDASFRHYYRLPLNAGGSVIAVHAPPEKEDNLAFSMVQDLLHRHGARVPELLAWDQERGFLLQEDFGDQLLGPLLVNSAAADHYYRQAFRNLLTLQAIPVTAHELPHYDGARLQTEMALFPEWFVEGLLGYKLNVDEQTMLTNVFDLLIERALQQAQVLVHRDFHSRNLMVLADERLGMIDFQDAVQGPITYDLVSLVRDCYISWSPEQVDDWIGVYRQMAMRAGLLSNISEADFLQDVDWMGMQRHIKVLGIFARLHLRDGKSNYLSDLPLVIAYTLSVASQYPEFEPFCGWFEEKLMPIIVGQSWYTGLDL, encoded by the coding sequence ATGGATCAAATTTTGAGCGAGCTGCATAGCTGGTGCTTGCAGCAGTTGGCTTTGCCGGCGAGCGATGCGGCGAGTGCGCTGGAGGTGGTGTCTGGAGACGCGAGCTTTCGACATTATTACCGACTGCCATTGAATGCCGGTGGCAGTGTGATTGCGGTGCATGCGCCGCCAGAGAAAGAAGATAATCTCGCCTTTTCAATGGTTCAGGATCTATTGCATCGTCACGGCGCGCGGGTGCCAGAGCTTTTAGCTTGGGATCAAGAGCGCGGCTTCTTATTACAAGAGGACTTTGGCGATCAGCTTTTGGGCCCGCTGTTGGTGAATAGTGCGGCGGCGGATCACTATTATCGTCAAGCGTTTCGTAATCTGCTCACCCTACAAGCAATTCCGGTGACGGCACACGAGCTTCCCCATTACGACGGTGCGCGCCTCCAGACCGAAATGGCGCTGTTTCCCGAATGGTTTGTTGAGGGCCTGTTGGGGTATAAATTAAATGTCGATGAGCAAACGATGCTCACAAACGTCTTTGATCTATTGATCGAGCGCGCTCTGCAGCAGGCGCAAGTGCTGGTTCATCGCGACTTTCACAGTCGTAATTTAATGGTGTTGGCAGATGAACGCCTAGGCATGATTGATTTTCAAGACGCAGTGCAGGGCCCCATCACATACGATCTGGTATCTCTTGTCCGCGACTGTTATATCAGTTGGTCCCCGGAGCAGGTCGATGATTGGATTGGTGTCTATCGCCAAATGGCGATGCGGGCGGGTCTATTGAGTAATATTAGCGAAGCCGACTTTTTGCAAGATGTCGACTGGATGGGCATGCAGCGTCATATCAAAGTGCTGGGCATTTTTGCCCGCTTGCACCTTCGCGACGGAAAATCTAACTACCTGAGCGACTTGCCTTTAGTCATCGCCTACACCCTCAGTGTGGCCAGTCAGTACCCTGAATTTGAGCCGTTTTGCGGCTGGTTTGAAGAAAAATTGATGCCGATTATTGTTGGACAGTCTTGGTATACGGGCCTTGATTTGTGA
- the murU gene encoding N-acetylmuramate alpha-1-phosphate uridylyltransferase MurU — MILAAGLGTRMRPLTDHTPKPLLRAGGKALIDYHIEKLAAAGVSDIVVNCSWLADQLDAYLAGVGRRLGLVIKVSREQTPLETAGGVVQALPLLCDGNFNDEPFLLINGDIWTDFDFATLIAKRPDAAHLVMIKNPDHNPLGDFGLSASGLVTEKTVVGDEASYTFSGISVWRPSVFSDFSAGKRALKPVMQTAMARAAVSGDLYEGNWWDIGTPERLAALDVYLKAQAGS; from the coding sequence ATGATTCTTGCCGCCGGTTTAGGGACGCGGATGCGACCGCTGACGGATCACACGCCCAAACCCCTGCTACGGGCTGGTGGTAAGGCGCTCATTGACTATCATATTGAAAAGCTGGCTGCCGCTGGTGTTAGCGACATTGTGGTGAATTGTTCCTGGCTCGCAGATCAGTTAGACGCCTATTTGGCAGGCGTCGGGCGTCGCTTGGGGCTAGTTATAAAGGTATCCCGGGAGCAAACACCATTGGAAACCGCTGGCGGTGTTGTCCAGGCCTTGCCGCTGTTATGCGATGGCAATTTCAATGACGAACCCTTTCTGCTGATTAATGGCGATATTTGGACGGATTTTGACTTCGCCACTTTAATCGCCAAGCGGCCGGATGCAGCCCATTTAGTGATGATTAAAAACCCGGATCATAATCCTTTAGGTGACTTTGGGCTTAGCGCCTCGGGTTTAGTCACAGAGAAGACCGTGGTCGGGGATGAAGCTAGTTATACATTTTCTGGTATCAGTGTCTGGCGGCCATCGGTATTTAGCGATTTTAGCGCCGGCAAACGCGCCTTGAAACCGGTGATGCAGACGGCGATGGCTAGAGCGGCGGTAAGCGGCGATTTGTATGAGGGCAATTGGTGGGATATTGGCACCCCCGAGCGGCTTGCAGCATTAGACGTATATTTAAAGGCTCAAGCTGGTAGCTGA